In Ascochyta rabiei chromosome 18, complete sequence, one DNA window encodes the following:
- a CDS encoding Signal peptidase complex subunit, with protein MHSALVRLQNVFGFFTTVALTVAAVIALSSFVAPQSPHASIAMRNVQVVKGRPHYYSYKKEEYAHIKFDLDADLSTLFTWNTKQVFLYLKAVYPSPRAGEPSSEAIIWDAIVASSSAPWHQNHYMHPSPKSNSKSKSALPKKSKKAILAEKKNPASPYPVGELHLSNQRPKYQITDLTGKLQNRDNVTLELGWNVQPWVGALTWTNWQTVGVWKGLEGGRSESFTFPEIGAKKVDKKQLETEKGAEGYRLEVGGEAPRRKVVQ; from the exons ATGCACTCCGCGCTGGTGCGCCTGCAGAATGTCTTCGGCTTCTTCACAACCGTCGCCTTAACCGTGGCCGCGGTGATAGCGCTGAGCAGCTTCGTGGCGCCGCAGAGCCCCCATGCATCGATAGCGATGCGCAATGTGCAGGTCGTCAAGGGCCGGCCGCACTACTACAGCTACAAGAAGGAGGAGTACGCGCACATCAAGTTTGATCTCGACGCCG ACCTCAGCACGCTCTTCACGTGGAACACGAAGCAAGTGTTCCTGTACCTGAAGGCCGTGTACCCCTCCCCCCGCGCCGGCGAGCCCTCGTCCGAAGCGATCATCTGGGACGCCATCGTGGCCTCGTCCTCGGCCCCCTGGCACCAAAACCACTACATGCACCCCTCGCCCAAATCAAACTCCAAATCCAAATCCGCACTCCCCAAGAAATCAAAAAAGGCCATCCTCGCCGAGAAGAAGAATCCCGCCTCCCCGTACCCGGTCGGCGAACTGCACCTCAGCAACCAGCGCCCCAAGTACCAGATCACGGACCTGACGGGCAAGCTGCAGAACCGCGACAACGTGACGCTGGAGCTGGGGTGGAACGTGCAGCCGTGGGTCGGGGCGCTGACGTGGACCAACTGGCAGACGGTGGGCGTGTGGAAGGGGTTGGAGGGGGGTCGGAGCGAGAGCTTTACCTTTCCCGAGATTGGGGCCAAGAAGGTCGATAAGAAGCAGCTGGAGACGGAGAAGGGCGCCGAGGGGTATAGGCTGGAGGTGGGTGGGGAGGCGCCGCGGAGGAAGGTGGTGCAGTAG